Proteins from a single region of Flexibacter flexilis DSM 6793:
- the polX gene encoding DNA polymerase/3'-5' exonuclease PolX gives MDNKTILKNIRLIVSLMELHEENPFKVKPYRDATFAAERNNDNWAMLSESELSAVFGKKVAQSIAELVQTGSCTDLQSLLQKTPEGVTGLLKIKGLGAKKVRALWLEHKIETVEQLWDVCQTGQLAKFKGFGEKTQQSILEALVFIQENKGKLHYSDALPLAEQLLHLLQECPKTVQADFTGSLRRQDEIISVIEILVASASPEILEEALNQYPHLQPTPQLSNPWTWRGVWLETGVSVAVNFCKPEDYIKKQLLLTGTAAHLAEPLAIGQTFMQWIRKRETFATEQEAYEQAQLPYIVPAMREGRQEWEWSKQFSITELVEYQDLKGILHNHSTYSDGADSLAEMAAYAKAQGFEYLGISDHSKTAFYANGLTEERVLAQLKEIEQLNAQLAPFKIFKGIESDILTDGSLDYAPDILAQFDFVVASVHSVLNMDEAKATQRLLKAIENPYTTILGHPTGRLLLRREGYPLDHQKIIDACAANGVMIEVNANPWRLDLDWRWIGYAMQKGVQICINPDAHQKERYDDMRYGVLAAQKGGLVKSFTFNALGAEQVAAYFENRKKK, from the coding sequence ATGGACAATAAAACGATACTCAAAAATATACGCCTCATCGTCTCGCTGATGGAGCTGCACGAGGAAAATCCTTTCAAAGTAAAGCCTTATCGCGATGCGACTTTTGCCGCTGAACGCAACAATGACAATTGGGCAATGCTTTCAGAATCAGAACTTTCTGCTGTTTTTGGTAAAAAAGTAGCACAAAGTATCGCCGAACTTGTCCAGACAGGTTCTTGTACGGATTTACAATCTCTTTTGCAGAAAACCCCCGAAGGCGTAACGGGACTTTTGAAAATCAAAGGCTTAGGTGCAAAGAAAGTGCGTGCGCTGTGGTTGGAGCATAAAATCGAAACAGTAGAGCAGCTTTGGGATGTTTGTCAGACAGGCCAACTGGCCAAGTTCAAAGGTTTTGGTGAAAAAACGCAACAGTCCATTTTGGAAGCTTTGGTTTTCATTCAGGAAAATAAAGGAAAATTGCATTATTCGGATGCGCTGCCGTTGGCCGAACAGCTTTTGCATTTGTTGCAAGAATGCCCCAAGACTGTTCAGGCTGATTTTACGGGGAGTTTGCGCCGACAAGATGAAATTATTTCGGTGATAGAAATTTTGGTCGCTTCCGCCAGCCCCGAAATTCTCGAAGAGGCACTTAACCAATATCCGCATTTGCAGCCAACCCCACAACTTTCTAACCCTTGGACGTGGCGCGGTGTTTGGCTCGAAACGGGTGTTTCGGTTGCTGTAAATTTTTGTAAACCAGAAGATTACATCAAAAAACAATTGTTGCTTACGGGTACAGCAGCGCATTTGGCCGAGCCTCTGGCCATAGGCCAAACCTTCATGCAATGGATTCGCAAACGCGAAACGTTCGCCACAGAGCAAGAGGCCTACGAACAAGCCCAGTTGCCGTACATCGTGCCAGCCATGCGCGAAGGGCGGCAGGAGTGGGAGTGGAGCAAGCAATTTTCGATTACGGAACTTGTTGAATATCAAGATTTGAAAGGTATTTTGCATAACCACAGCACTTACAGCGACGGCGCGGACTCACTGGCCGAAATGGCCGCTTACGCCAAAGCACAAGGTTTTGAATATTTGGGAATTTCGGACCATTCCAAAACGGCGTTTTATGCCAATGGCCTGACGGAAGAACGCGTGTTGGCACAACTCAAAGAAATAGAACAATTGAACGCACAACTTGCGCCGTTCAAGATTTTTAAAGGCATCGAATCGGATATTCTCACGGATGGAAGTTTGGACTACGCGCCTGATATTTTGGCTCAATTTGATTTTGTAGTGGCTTCGGTGCATTCGGTGCTGAATATGGACGAGGCCAAAGCCACGCAACGCCTCCTTAAAGCCATCGAAAATCCTTATACTACGATTTTGGGTCACCCGACGGGGCGTTTGTTGTTGCGCCGCGAAGGTTATCCGCTTGACCACCAGAAAATTATAGATGCTTGTGCTGCCAATGGTGTAATGATAGAAGTCAATGCCAACCCTTGGCGACTGGATTTGGATTGGCGTTGGATTGGCTATGCCATGCAAAAAGGCGTTCAGATTTGCATCAACCCCGACGCGCACCAAAAAGAACGTTACGACGATATGCGTTACGGCGTGTTGGCCGCGCAAAAGGGCGGTTTGGTCAAATCCTTTACGTTTAATGCGCTGGGCGCAGAGCAAGTGGCCGCCTATTTTGAAAACAGGAAAAAGAAGTGA
- a CDS encoding KAP family P-loop NTPase fold protein, with product MSIRIENLWDDNGNPFGKCKLEREPYAEVLTSLVENYPSGFVLAINNKWGTGKTTFVQMWKRYLKEKAFQTVYFNAWENDFEDNPLVAIIGELKASLGNEDSEGFEKLIDAAATFSKSIIPALLKGAIKNYIDTEVVVEAISQGSKGLIEIFDKEVNEYATKKQNIQAFKNNLTELLQQKTPEKPLVFIIDELDRCRPNYAVSVLEQVKHLFSVPNIVFVLSIDKQQLGHAICGVYGSANIDTTEYLRRFIDIEYSLPEPNNEKFFNYLYQYYGLDSFLQSISSDEIELKNVLRLLLTNATLRQQEKILSYTRIAVRTLGYNTQLDLRIIAFLIYVKFLQEDFYNDLKRHIPIDKMHQQFIDILQGYTFSNDENEIVAWLECLLLKYYSYNWGRAKGHELLLKQPVEKLSDVKVRILLKYSSEQQMIDTIQRFSRLSLDDFIKKVDMLDNFLV from the coding sequence ATGAGTATTAGAATTGAAAATCTTTGGGATGACAATGGAAATCCGTTTGGCAAATGCAAATTGGAAAGAGAACCATACGCAGAAGTGCTGACCAGTTTAGTAGAAAATTATCCGTCAGGTTTTGTGTTGGCCATTAACAATAAGTGGGGAACAGGTAAAACTACTTTTGTGCAAATGTGGAAGCGATATTTGAAAGAGAAAGCGTTTCAAACTGTTTATTTTAATGCGTGGGAAAATGATTTTGAAGATAATCCGTTGGTGGCCATTATTGGCGAGTTGAAAGCCTCGCTTGGCAATGAAGATTCGGAAGGATTTGAGAAATTGATAGACGCAGCAGCTACATTCTCAAAAAGTATTATACCCGCTTTACTAAAAGGAGCTATTAAGAATTATATAGATACAGAAGTTGTTGTAGAGGCTATTTCTCAAGGCTCAAAGGGACTAATAGAAATATTTGATAAAGAAGTAAACGAGTACGCCACCAAGAAGCAAAATATTCAAGCCTTTAAAAACAATTTGACGGAATTACTTCAACAAAAAACACCAGAAAAACCATTGGTGTTTATTATAGATGAGTTGGATAGATGCCGTCCCAATTATGCCGTATCTGTACTAGAACAAGTTAAGCATTTATTTTCTGTGCCTAACATTGTATTTGTGCTTTCGATTGATAAACAGCAATTAGGCCATGCCATTTGTGGCGTATATGGAAGTGCCAATATAGATACTACGGAATATTTACGCCGTTTTATTGATATTGAATACAGTTTGCCTGAGCCTAATAATGAGAAATTTTTCAACTATTTGTATCAATATTATGGTTTAGATAGTTTTTTACAAAGTATTAGCAGCGATGAAATAGAGCTTAAAAATGTTCTAAGACTTTTATTAACCAATGCAACGCTCAGGCAGCAAGAAAAAATACTAAGTTACACAAGAATAGCGGTAAGGACACTTGGATATAATACTCAGCTTGATTTACGAATAATTGCGTTTTTGATTTATGTAAAGTTTCTTCAAGAAGACTTTTATAATGATTTGAAACGACACATTCCTATTGACAAGATGCACCAACAATTTATTGATATATTGCAAGGTTATACATTTTCTAATGATGAAAATGAAATTGTTGCTTGGTTAGAATGTTTATTGTTAAAATACTATAGTTATAATTGGGGACGAGCTAAAGGGCATGAGTTGTTGCTAAAACAACCAGTGGAAAAACTAAGCGATGTGAAAGTACGAATTTTACTAAAATATAGTAGTGAACAACAAATGATTGATACAATACAACGATTTAGTAGGTTATCACTTGATGATTTTATTAAAAAAGTAGATATGTTAGATAATTTTCTTGTCTAA
- a CDS encoding MaoC family dehydratase has protein sequence MVTVGNVFKQTLRYSQEDVKSFATVTGDNNPIHLDEAYAANTVFKKPIMHGFLSGSIFSKIFGTQFPGEGTIYLKQSMEFKRPMFVDTDYEAVCTVLDTDPEKHTAIVQTQIFDLSTQKVVLDGQATIMHKEKI, from the coding sequence ATGGTAACAGTAGGTAATGTTTTTAAGCAAACTTTGCGGTATTCGCAAGAAGATGTGAAATCGTTTGCAACCGTAACAGGCGATAACAATCCTATACACTTAGACGAGGCCTACGCCGCCAACACCGTTTTTAAGAAACCCATCATGCACGGCTTTTTGAGCGGCAGTATTTTTTCCAAAATTTTTGGCACACAATTCCCAGGGGAAGGCACGATTTACCTCAAACAATCCATGGAATTTAAACGCCCGATGTTCGTGGACACTGACTATGAGGCCGTTTGTACGGTACTTGACACCGACCCAGAAAAACATACCGCTATTGTCCAAACCCAAATCTTTGACCTTAGCACCCAAAAAGTAGTGCTCGACGGCCAAGCCACCATCATGCACAAAGAAAAGATTTAA
- a CDS encoding poly(R)-hydroxyalkanoic acid synthase subunit PhaE, whose amino-acid sequence METAKNVLDAWVETQNKAVSNMVETTKKFQESIAKGNVLEKGTDIYKDWFENQKTLMESAFSSAPVSVSPQVTQLTKNATDTYNELLNMQLSFAKTWADTFNKAASSATTPPFSQDAFLKEASRLYEKWNSLYQSWLGQATPQWSALKPADWSKAGNFDQLINASGVYFKLYETWQPLAQQWQKFSASATQVDADWWKKAYNPEAYKEVFDKMFGFANSERMKDYFNELSHFVSSYQDTFKHWQNTFNSQVQSFNKSMAHPSAYNFGESLQPFVNQIDKALEPLGRLLPEGKEKESYEAMLKVKEDFAQFWKKYTEFQYMVYNSGQKAMEMLMAEQTKKMSEGVPTIQSYNEFYSQWLNTTEKVMIETFGTEEFSTTQGEMLRLGLGIKHSLEKQIEKALSSYPVVSRTEADEMAQTIHELRNRVRQLERALDTTPAAAVLVTDEEKAVKKNGTKPKA is encoded by the coding sequence ATGGAGACAGCTAAAAATGTATTGGACGCTTGGGTTGAGACACAAAACAAGGCCGTTAGCAACATGGTTGAAACAACCAAAAAGTTTCAAGAATCTATTGCCAAAGGCAATGTGCTGGAAAAAGGTACGGACATCTACAAAGACTGGTTCGAAAATCAGAAAACACTGATGGAATCGGCCTTTAGCAGTGCACCTGTATCGGTTTCGCCACAAGTAACTCAACTGACCAAAAACGCGACCGACACGTACAATGAGTTGCTTAATATGCAACTTTCGTTTGCCAAAACATGGGCAGATACGTTCAACAAAGCTGCTTCTTCAGCAACTACTCCACCATTTTCGCAAGATGCGTTCTTGAAAGAGGCATCGCGTTTGTACGAAAAATGGAACAGCTTGTATCAGAGTTGGTTGGGGCAAGCAACGCCTCAATGGTCAGCCCTTAAGCCCGCCGATTGGAGCAAAGCAGGGAATTTTGACCAGCTCATCAATGCAAGTGGTGTTTATTTCAAACTCTACGAAACTTGGCAGCCGCTTGCCCAACAATGGCAAAAATTTTCGGCATCAGCCACGCAAGTAGATGCAGACTGGTGGAAAAAAGCCTACAATCCAGAGGCTTATAAGGAAGTGTTCGATAAAATGTTTGGCTTTGCTAATAGCGAGCGCATGAAAGATTATTTCAATGAGCTTTCGCATTTTGTAAGCAGCTATCAAGATACATTTAAGCATTGGCAAAATACGTTTAATAGCCAAGTGCAAAGTTTTAACAAATCAATGGCGCACCCATCGGCCTATAATTTTGGCGAATCGTTGCAGCCGTTTGTTAATCAGATAGATAAAGCCTTAGAGCCACTCGGACGCTTGTTGCCTGAAGGAAAAGAAAAAGAATCGTATGAGGCCATGCTCAAAGTGAAAGAAGACTTTGCGCAGTTCTGGAAAAAATACACGGAGTTTCAATACATGGTGTATAATTCAGGACAAAAAGCAATGGAAATGCTCATGGCCGAGCAAACCAAAAAAATGTCTGAAGGTGTTCCAACCATTCAGAGCTACAATGAATTTTATTCGCAATGGCTCAACACGACCGAAAAGGTAATGATTGAGACTTTTGGTACAGAAGAATTTAGCACAACACAAGGCGAAATGTTGCGTTTGGGCTTGGGCATTAAGCACTCGCTCGAAAAACAAATTGAGAAGGCTTTGTCTTCGTATCCTGTGGTTTCGCGTACGGAAGCCGACGAAATGGCACAAACAATCCATGAGTTGCGCAATCGCGTTCGTCAGCTTGAGAGAGCTTTGGACACTACGCCTGCCGCCGCCGTATTGGTAACGGACGAAGAAAAGGCGGTGAAAAAGAACGGTACTAAACCAAAAGCATAA
- the ccoN gene encoding cytochrome-c oxidase, cbb3-type subunit I encodes MELQKFSYDNRIVKLFSIATVVWGLVGMLVGLIIATQLFVPALNFGVAYTTFGRIRPLHTNAVIFAFVGNALFAGIYYSMQRLLKARMFSDALSSIHFWGWQLIIVAAAVTLPLGLTTSHEYAELEWPIDIAITLIWVVFGINMIGTIIKRREKHMYVAIWFYISTFVTVAVLHIVNSFEVPLSLFKSYYVYAGVQDALVQWWYGHNAVAFFLTTPFLGLMYYFIPKASNRPVYSYKLSIIHFWSLIFIYIWAGPHHLLYSALPDWVQSLGTVFSIMLIAPSWGGMLNGLLTLRGAWDRVREDAVLKFMVVAVTAYGMATFEGPMLSLKNVNAIAHFTDWIPAHVHVGALGWNGFLTFGMLYYLIPKMWRTELHSKKLANVHFWLGTTGIMFYALPMYFGGFVQSMMWKQFTPDGYLQYPNFLETVVQLIPMYALRALGGLLYFIGVIVMTYNLLKTAGAGSFLADEPAEAPALSPVNHPGEKWHSVLERKPVTFTVLALVAILIGGAIEMVPTFLIKNNIPTISSVKPYTPLELVGRDLYIREGCVNCHSQMVRPFRSETERYGEYSKAGEFVYDHPFLWGSKRTGPDLHRVGGKYPDSWHYNHMLDPTTMSPGSIMPSYPWLFDQTIDATNIAAKLEIMRKLGVPYSDDAVATAPENMKTQANGIVQSLAKDKIQVNADAEIVALIAYLQRLGTDIKNKSAEEMADDAGLSDAAAQ; translated from the coding sequence ATGGAACTTCAAAAATTTAGTTACGACAACCGAATCGTTAAGTTATTTTCGATTGCGACAGTCGTTTGGGGTTTGGTGGGTATGCTTGTGGGGCTTATCATTGCAACACAACTTTTTGTACCTGCACTAAACTTTGGTGTGGCCTATACTACTTTTGGCCGTATCCGTCCGCTGCATACCAACGCAGTGATTTTTGCGTTCGTGGGTAATGCGCTGTTTGCAGGCATTTATTACTCCATGCAACGTTTGCTCAAAGCACGTATGTTTTCAGATGCCTTGAGCAGCATTCACTTTTGGGGCTGGCAGCTTATCATCGTGGCTGCTGCTGTTACGCTTCCTTTGGGTCTTACTACTTCTCACGAATACGCAGAGTTGGAGTGGCCTATCGATATTGCCATTACACTTATTTGGGTAGTGTTCGGTATCAACATGATAGGTACGATTATCAAACGCCGCGAAAAACACATGTATGTGGCGATTTGGTTCTACATCTCTACTTTCGTAACGGTGGCGGTGCTACACATCGTAAACTCTTTCGAAGTGCCTTTGAGTTTATTTAAAAGCTACTATGTTTACGCTGGTGTACAAGATGCTTTGGTACAGTGGTGGTATGGCCACAACGCGGTGGCGTTCTTCCTTACTACGCCTTTCTTGGGTTTGATGTATTACTTCATTCCTAAAGCTTCTAACCGTCCCGTATATTCGTACAAACTTTCGATTATCCACTTCTGGTCTTTGATTTTCATTTATATCTGGGCTGGTCCTCACCACTTGTTGTATAGTGCCTTGCCAGACTGGGTACAAAGCTTGGGTACTGTATTCTCTATCATGTTGATTGCGCCAAGCTGGGGTGGTATGCTTAACGGCTTGCTTACTTTGCGCGGTGCTTGGGACAGAGTACGCGAAGATGCAGTATTGAAATTCATGGTAGTAGCGGTAACGGCTTACGGTATGGCTACTTTTGAAGGCCCAATGCTTTCTTTGAAAAACGTAAACGCCATTGCTCACTTTACTGACTGGATTCCTGCACACGTACACGTAGGTGCATTGGGCTGGAACGGTTTCTTGACTTTCGGTATGCTTTATTATTTGATACCAAAAATGTGGCGTACTGAATTGCACAGCAAAAAATTAGCAAACGTTCACTTCTGGTTGGGTACAACTGGTATCATGTTCTATGCTTTGCCAATGTACTTCGGTGGTTTCGTACAAAGTATGATGTGGAAACAATTTACACCAGATGGTTACTTGCAATATCCAAACTTCTTGGAAACAGTAGTACAACTTATTCCAATGTATGCTTTGAGAGCTTTGGGCGGTTTGTTGTATTTCATTGGTGTAATCGTGATGACTTACAACCTTTTGAAAACGGCTGGTGCTGGTAGCTTCTTGGCCGATGAGCCTGCTGAAGCTCCTGCTTTGTCGCCAGTAAATCACCCAGGCGAAAAATGGCACTCTGTATTGGAACGCAAACCTGTTACTTTCACAGTGTTGGCTTTGGTTGCTATTTTGATTGGTGGTGCTATAGAAATGGTTCCTACTTTCCTTATCAAAAATAACATTCCAACGATTTCTTCTGTAAAACCATATACGCCACTTGAGTTGGTTGGTCGCGATTTGTATATCCGTGAAGGTTGCGTGAACTGTCATAGCCAAATGGTTCGTCCGTTCCGCTCAGAAACCGAACGTTATGGCGAATACTCTAAAGCGGGTGAATTTGTTTATGACCACCCATTCCTTTGGGGTAGTAAACGTACTGGTCCAGATTTGCACCGTGTGGGTGGCAAATACCCAGACAGCTGGCATTACAACCACATGTTAGACCCAACGACGATGTCTCCAGGTTCTATCATGCCTTCTTATCCTTGGTTGTTTGATCAAACAATTGATGCTACAAACATCGCTGCCAAACTTGAAATTATGCGCAAATTGGGTGTTCCGTATTCTGATGATGCAGTGGCTACTGCTCCTGAAAATATGAAAACACAAGCCAATGGCATCGTTCAAAGCCTTGCTAAAGATAAAATTCAAGTAAATGCAGATGCTGAAATTGTTGCTTTGATTGCTTATCTACAACGTTTGGGTACAGATATCAAAAACAAATCGGCAGAAGAGATGGCTGACGACGCTGGTTTGTCTGATGCAGCTGCACAATAA
- a CDS encoding CcoQ/FixQ family Cbb3-type cytochrome c oxidase assembly chaperone: MFKHYFERIAEQIAIYPIISLVIFVVFFVGLTWWVITADKNYIAHQSQLPLDLNDESNGATNL; this comes from the coding sequence ATGTTCAAGCACTATTTTGAGAGAATTGCCGAGCAAATCGCAATTTATCCGATTATATCCCTTGTGATATTTGTTGTTTTTTTCGTAGGCCTTACGTGGTGGGTGATTACCGCCGACAAGAATTATATAGCTCATCAGAGCCAATTGCCTCTCGACCTCAACGATGAGTCAAATGGTGCGACGAACCTCTAA
- a CDS encoding cbb3-type cytochrome c oxidase N-terminal domain-containing protein, whose amino-acid sequence METLSEMSQEQVVLLSVVGVLLALVVLTLFVLIQLLYALNMRLAKQAGEEEETMLSSFYSGLTDAVPIAKEDSILLDHNYDGIKELDNHLPPWWKYLFYSTIVFSLVYVLVYHIYGISPLQANEYVAEVEKGKAEVAAYQAKNANSIDENNVKLVSDAKSLELGKTIFSTNCAACHGKAGEGTVGPNLTDDYWLHGNKVNDVFKTIKYGVPAKGMISWQAKLKPIDIQNVASYILSLRGTNPPNGKAPQGDKMEPAAATGDKKVASL is encoded by the coding sequence ATGGAAACTTTATCAGAAATGAGCCAAGAACAAGTAGTTCTGCTCTCTGTGGTTGGGGTGTTGTTGGCGTTAGTGGTCTTGACGTTGTTTGTCTTGATTCAATTGCTATATGCACTTAATATGCGCTTGGCCAAACAAGCAGGCGAGGAAGAAGAAACGATGCTTTCTTCGTTTTACAGTGGCCTTACCGACGCTGTACCTATCGCCAAAGAAGATTCAATTTTGTTAGACCATAACTACGATGGTATTAAAGAATTGGATAACCATTTGCCACCATGGTGGAAATATTTGTTCTATTCAACTATCGTGTTCAGCTTAGTATATGTATTGGTTTATCACATCTACGGTATTTCTCCGCTACAAGCTAACGAATATGTGGCTGAAGTAGAAAAAGGCAAAGCAGAAGTTGCCGCTTATCAAGCTAAAAATGCGAACAGCATTGACGAAAACAATGTGAAATTGGTTTCGGATGCTAAAAGCCTTGAGTTGGGTAAAACAATTTTCTCTACTAACTGCGCTGCTTGTCATGGCAAAGCGGGTGAAGGTACAGTAGGCCCTAACCTTACAGATGATTACTGGTTGCATGGCAATAAAGTAAATGATGTGTTCAAAACCATCAAATACGGTGTTCCTGCAAAAGGTATGATTAGCTGGCAAGCAAAATTGAAACCAATTGATATTCAAAACGTAGCAAGTTATATTTTGAGCTTGCGCGGTACTAATCCTCCAAACGGTAAAGCCCCACAAGGCGACAAAATGGAGCCCGCCGCAGCTACTGGCGACAAAAAAGTAGCTTCATTATAA
- the ccoG gene encoding cytochrome c oxidase accessory protein CcoG, whose protein sequence is MELSDKKQSADDEFWEDSEMYRDAISTVDANGKRIWLYPKKPTGDYTNKRIWFSGLLLIILFAVPFVSIHGRPLLRFNIFEREFIIFGNYFFPQDFIILAVAALVFFLFIALFTVVFGRLWCGWACPQTLFMEMVFRRIEYWIEGDANAQRKLDEAEWTTEKIWKKTAKHVIFALFSLIIGHLVMAYLIGWPKSIDLISQPPTAHLSGFIALMAFSTIFYVVFAKAREQVCVAICPYGRLQSVLLVKESIVVIYDFLRGEPRGKRQKNAPTVAPALGDCIDCKLCVQVCPTGIDIRNGTQLECVNCTACIDACDAVMDKIKQPRGLIRFDSQQGVTDNIKLTFTARIAAYTAVLVVLVGLEGFLLMGRSPIESTVLRVPGMLYQTTEKGMLTNLYNVQIVNKTPEDLVVEPKLKGFEGKISVVGQQKLEVKQGKTLDVVMFIELNPKDLHAVKTKLDIDFYANGKLLESSSTNFMAPAPQK, encoded by the coding sequence ATGGAACTCAGTGATAAAAAACAATCGGCAGATGATGAATTCTGGGAAGACTCCGAGATGTATCGCGATGCCATCAGTACTGTAGATGCCAACGGCAAACGTATATGGCTTTATCCTAAAAAACCCACTGGCGACTACACCAACAAACGTATATGGTTTAGTGGTCTTCTCTTAATCATTTTATTTGCTGTGCCATTTGTCAGTATTCATGGCAGGCCATTACTCCGCTTCAATATTTTCGAACGAGAGTTTATTATTTTCGGAAATTATTTCTTTCCGCAAGATTTTATAATACTGGCAGTTGCCGCCCTCGTTTTCTTTTTATTCATAGCCTTGTTTACGGTAGTTTTTGGCCGCTTATGGTGTGGCTGGGCTTGTCCGCAAACGCTTTTTATGGAAATGGTTTTTCGCCGCATCGAATATTGGATAGAAGGCGATGCCAATGCACAACGCAAGCTGGATGAAGCGGAGTGGACGACCGAAAAAATTTGGAAGAAAACCGCCAAACACGTCATTTTTGCTTTATTCTCGCTCATTATTGGCCATTTGGTAATGGCTTATCTGATTGGCTGGCCAAAATCAATTGACCTAATCAGCCAACCGCCAACCGCACATTTAAGCGGATTTATCGCCCTGATGGCATTTAGCACTATTTTTTATGTGGTATTTGCGAAGGCGCGCGAACAAGTTTGTGTGGCGATTTGTCCTTACGGACGCTTGCAAAGCGTGTTGCTTGTCAAAGAAAGTATCGTTGTGATTTACGACTTTTTGCGTGGCGAGCCGCGCGGAAAACGTCAGAAAAACGCTCCTACAGTTGCGCCAGCTTTAGGCGATTGTATTGACTGTAAACTATGTGTGCAAGTATGTCCAACAGGTATAGACATTCGCAATGGTACGCAGCTTGAGTGTGTAAACTGTACGGCTTGTATTGATGCTTGCGATGCGGTAATGGACAAAATTAAACAACCTCGCGGACTTATCCGTTTTGATAGCCAACAGGGTGTAACCGACAATATTAAGCTCACTTTTACGGCGCGTATTGCGGCTTACACTGCGGTTTTGGTGGTACTTGTTGGCCTCGAAGGATTTTTGTTGATGGGCAGAAGCCCCATCGAATCCACTGTTTTGCGCGTGCCTGGTATGCTTTACCAAACGACCGAAAAGGGAATGCTTACCAATTTGTATAATGTTCAAATTGTAAATAAAACACCCGAAGATTTGGTCGTAGAACCAAAACTCAAAGGTTTTGAAGGTAAAATTTCGGTTGTTGGCCAACAAAAATTGGAAGTGAAACAAGGAAAAACGCTTGACGTTGTAATGTTTATTGAGCTGAATCCGAAGGATTTGCACGCCGTGAAAACCAAACTTGACATTGATTTTTATGCCAATGGCAAATTGTTAGAATCAAGTTCGACAAACTTTATGGCTCCTGCTCCACAAAAATAA
- a CDS encoding FixH family protein has protein sequence MNWGHKIAILYTSFALLILFMVYMCVKQTDIFLVSPEYYKEEMAYQDRIDEKANAQQANMDIKQEAGMLQLHWNKGAASGSVLFFRPSDANKDLQLPLELDSAGKQNIPTANLDKGLWRVKLRWTQGNKNFFQEKAITL, from the coding sequence ATGAACTGGGGACACAAAATCGCTATTTTATATACAAGTTTTGCACTTCTTATATTGTTTATGGTATATATGTGTGTAAAACAAACCGATATTTTTTTGGTAAGTCCAGAATATTATAAAGAAGAAATGGCTTACCAAGACCGCATCGACGAGAAGGCCAACGCCCAACAAGCCAACATGGACATTAAGCAAGAAGCGGGCATGTTGCAGTTGCATTGGAACAAAGGCGCGGCCAGCGGCAGCGTGCTATTTTTCCGCCCATCGGATGCAAACAAAGATTTACAATTGCCTTTGGAACTGGATTCGGCAGGCAAACAAAACATACCAACGGCAAATCTGGACAAAGGCTTGTGGCGCGTGAAACTTCGCTGGACGCAAGGCAACAAAAACTTTTTTCAAGAAAAAGCCATTACGCTCTAA
- a CDS encoding sulfite exporter TauE/SafE family protein: MFWSAILLGMGGSLHCVGMCGPLVMAVPATPNVWLGRLLYHAGRILTYATLGALMGGLGQLISFVTGQEYLSVIMGVIMLLTVVLPVALRNKLSSKNPMFKLSQKIRGWFGVWFKQRSYAAVMVLGMLNGLLVCGLVYGALAIATATGSALKGAAVMAVFGLSTMPMLLGILELMSWIPTAWRAYVQQFSTAVTMLVAIVLIMRGLHLGVPLSPAVQVQSGTDGKVTCSHR; encoded by the coding sequence ATGTTTTGGTCAGCCATTTTGTTAGGAATGGGCGGCAGCCTGCATTGTGTGGGAATGTGCGGCCCTTTGGTGATGGCCGTTCCTGCTACGCCAAACGTGTGGCTCGGAAGGCTTTTGTATCATGCTGGCCGTATCCTGACCTACGCGACGTTGGGCGCGTTGATGGGCGGCTTAGGACAACTCATTTCATTTGTAACGGGGCAGGAGTATTTGTCCGTAATCATGGGCGTAATTATGTTGTTAACGGTGGTTTTGCCTGTGGCTTTGCGCAATAAACTCTCCTCCAAAAACCCGATGTTCAAACTGAGCCAAAAAATACGCGGCTGGTTTGGCGTTTGGTTCAAACAGCGCAGTTATGCGGCGGTGATGGTGCTGGGAATGCTCAACGGCTTGCTGGTTTGCGGCTTGGTGTATGGTGCTTTGGCCATCGCGACGGCAACGGGTTCGGCACTTAAAGGCGCGGCGGTAATGGCTGTATTCGGGCTTTCTACCATGCCGATGCTGTTGGGAATACTGGAACTTATGTCTTGGATACCGACGGCTTGGCGTGCGTATGTACAACAGTTCTCGACGGCTGTAACCATGCTTGTAGCCATTGTTTTGATAATGAGAGGCTTGCATTTAGGAGTTCCGCTAAGCCCTGCCGTACAAGTACAATCTGGTACAGACGGCAAAGTAACGTGTTCGCATCGCTAA